TGCCAGTGGTAAGTGATAAAGTAGCTGTTCTGTCTACCAAACTGACTTTCGTTTCAAGTTCTTTCGCTTGTTGTTCTACGAGATTTAGCTTTCTATTAAAAGCTATTAAAACGTCATCTAATAATACGTCTCGACTTGCTGAAGATGCTGGTGTTGTTGACATATGCTTCCTTAAGTTATCTTTGGGAAAAATAATAAAGCTTAAGATACGATATCTTAAGGAAGAGAATATATCAAGATATAAGCTTTTAATTTTTTAAGTTATATAAAGAAAAGCGTTTAGATAGTTTTTTATTTAATGATCTAAAAATAATTAATCCCGCAGACCATTGCAAAAGCAAACTAGAAAGACTATATACAGATATAGGATTCCACCAATGCCCGTCTTCAGGGAAAAGCCCTTCATAAAAATACCAGCAAAGTAAAATTATTCCTTCAATAGGAAGCAGATATTTTACCATAGAATCAAAAGATTTATTGAGATGGATGTCTCCGGGAACAGCGTTAATTACTTTCTTTTTTAGAGGTGTCAGCCCGTACTTAGTTGCGGCGTAGATAAAAATAAGCCCGTTAATAATTAATCCAATGCCCCAAACAGTGTCTTGGTTTGCGAATACTGAAAGACTTAAGGATGAGGGGACACCAAGAATAAAAGCTATAATGGTGGCTGAGTACTCTGCTACATGCTTTTTTATTCCAAATTCTGAAAGGGTTTGTGATAACAAAAATAGCATTGAAATCATTGACGAGAGAGCTGCCATAGCAAAGGCTAAGAAGAATATAGAACTAAAAATAGCTGGTAAGTAGGCAGATCCAGGAACTCTAGTGAACAGTTCTGGCAGGTAGATAAAAGCTATGCCTATGCTTGAGGAGCCAACACCTTGTTGTAACTGTGTTGTTCCTAGAACATCTAGGGAAGCGCATGTAGCAAATACAATAATGCCCATGATTAAGGAGACGAGATTATTTGATATCGCTGTAAGGGCTCCGTTACTCACTACGCCGGTTTTTTTTGAAGCAAATCCGGAATATACTAGGAGTAATCCCCAACCAGCTCCTGTATCCCAAGCATTTTGTGTTAGAGCTTCTATCCATAGTTTGTAACTAGATAGCGAGGCAAAATCAAAAGTAAACAGTTGTTTGATTCCTTGCATTGCATTAGGAAGTGTAACTGCTCTAACAAGTAGTACTAGGGTACACACGCAAAACGAAGGGATAAGAATTTTATTACACTTTTCAATCCCTTGTACAATACCTTTGCGGATGATCATATAGGCTAAAAATAGAGACAGGAAGTGAAATAACAGAGGGAAGGAGCTTTGATAATGCGCTTCCCATAGCTGACAAAAGTTATTGCCAGCATAGATTTTACCAGAGATTGAGTAGTAAAAATAACTCAAACCCCATCCAACAATATTAGAGTAGTAAGCTAGAATACATGTTGTTACTAAAGTGACAAAGCCTCCTAACCACGCGCGTTTTGGTCCTGCCGTTTTGATTAACGTGCCTATAGGGGCGTTTTTAGTTAGTTTTCCTAGAGAAAGTTCTATGATAATCAGAGGAATTGACCATATAAATAGGAATAGGAGCCAAATTAAAATAAAGGCCCCATTACCGTTTTGCGCTGCGATTCTAGGGAAGCGCCAAATATTCCCTGCGCCAACGGCTATCCCCATCATAGAGAAAATAAAGCCTAGTCTAGAAGAAAAGTGAGTCTGATTTTTGCTCATGGTGTTTACTCGAGTTTAATAGATTTGTTTGCAAAGTGTTTATCTGTCAAACTAACCACACAGCAATCAGACCAAACATTTAATGAGGTCTCGATCATATCTAATATAGTGTAGAAAGGCAGAATAAGGCCCAACAAATGCAAAGGAATGTGCATTGAAGTAATTAATGAGGATGCAAGAAAAAAACATCCCATAGGCACGCCAGCATTTCCAACTGCACATAAAGTCGCAATGAATACCCAGCCAATCATTGAAAATAGAGAAAAGCTAATGCCGTTGGATATTCCCAAAAAAAGCACTGTAATCAAAATAAAAGCGGCACAGCCATTCATATTGATAACGGAGCATAAGGGGAAAGCTAGCCTTGATAATGAGGGTTTGATTTTGAGTTCCTCTTCAGCTAATTCCATTGTTAGTGGAAGGGTAGAGGCCGAGGATTTTGAAAAAAATGCTGTGATTAATGCTGGAGACATCCTTTTCGCAATGTTTAAGGGGGAAAGTTTATTTGCTTTCAAAAGCCATGGTAACACAATAAGCCCTTGAATCAAGTTAGCTCCTACTACGCAAAGCAGATACTTACTAAAGATAACCAGGTTCCCTTGATTTTGTGTAGCCTCTTTATAGAAGAGAATCGAGAAGGCTAGTGTAGCTGGAACTAGTAATTTAAGAACGCC
The Chlamydia caviae GPIC genome window above contains:
- a CDS encoding dicarboxylate/amino acid:cation symporter — encoded protein: MRKKIAKSHYNLLLLGSMFIGLALASFNSPLIFQSAEIISGIFLKLLRFLSLPLVFFAIGSTITSIKNFQTMLSLGRKILYYTLLTTVISATVGLGLFIIIYPAMPLEGSLETPATTCSTGYLKVLSDTIPGNILEPFIDNNVISATFLAVILGIASLFLPEKEKNLTHNLFSTFFSILLNIAKGVLKLLVPATLAFSILFYKEATQNQGNLVIFSKYLLCVVGANLIQGLIVLPWLLKANKLSPLNIAKRMSPALITAFFSKSSASTLPLTMELAEEELKIKPSLSRLAFPLCSVINMNGCAAFILITVLFLGISNGISFSLFSMIGWVFIATLCAVGNAGVPMGCFFLASSLITSMHIPLHLLGLILPFYTILDMIETSLNVWSDCCVVSLTDKHFANKSIKLE
- a CDS encoding sodium-dependent transporter, coding for MSKNQTHFSSRLGFIFSMMGIAVGAGNIWRFPRIAAQNGNGAFILIWLLFLFIWSIPLIIIELSLGKLTKNAPIGTLIKTAGPKRAWLGGFVTLVTTCILAYYSNIVGWGLSYFYYSISGKIYAGNNFCQLWEAHYQSSFPLLFHFLSLFLAYMIIRKGIVQGIEKCNKILIPSFCVCTLVLLVRAVTLPNAMQGIKQLFTFDFASLSSYKLWIEALTQNAWDTGAGWGLLLVYSGFASKKTGVVSNGALTAISNNLVSLIMGIIVFATCASLDVLGTTQLQQGVGSSSIGIAFIYLPELFTRVPGSAYLPAIFSSIFFLAFAMAALSSMISMLFLLSQTLSEFGIKKHVAEYSATIIAFILGVPSSLSLSVFANQDTVWGIGLIINGLIFIYAATKYGLTPLKKKVINAVPGDIHLNKSFDSMVKYLLPIEGIILLCWYFYEGLFPEDGHWWNPISVYSLSSLLLQWSAGLIIFRSLNKKLSKRFSLYNLKN